In a genomic window of Plutella xylostella chromosome 16, ilPluXylo3.1, whole genome shotgun sequence:
- the LOC125488490 gene encoding required for meiotic nuclear division protein 1 homolog produces MSVFLSRIAVVCTRSSSKLYFSSSKLADAISPKYQVFLRKSECLSFARQINVRSYATDTIQPTVAIDNASIPMKKKSIHIKPTMEEMTIKDGHYLTLAYATANAYDLKGLKEALVQQKLYQPGTLKTKELGDVVVVNAMYSVGSEPREIIFFREGAVVFWNCSELEASNVLEFIRKYEVDSYPRDVVSKEREIMTYVYQPNVKKCQLQDETFVMVPDRDNSLERYTFSHAMAQSARLGAWEARLEALAAAVRLHSQAMERDGVARVDKKEMVRKLGELFSLRHRLTVESDLLDTPDFYWEEEQLERLYSRTGAYFTIPRRTRVLNERLSHCVELLELLWSWAADRHHVRLEWMVIALILAEVCFELIHLAERYSQ; encoded by the exons ATGTCTGTGTTTTTATCAAGAATTGCCGTTGTGTGCACCAGAAGTAGTTCTAAGCTTTATTTCTCTAGTTCTAAGCTCGCTGATGCAATTTCGCCGAAATACCAAGTTTTTCTTAGAAAAAGTGAATGTTTATCCTTTGCCCGACAAATTAATGTTAGAAGTTACGCTACAGATACAATTCAGCCTACTGTAGCTATAGATAATGCGAGTATTCCTATGAAAAAGAAGTCGATACACATCAAACCTACTATGGAAGAGATGACTATAAAAGACGGTCATTACCTGACTCTGGCCTACGCCACAGCAAATGCTTATGATCTGAAGGGTCTCAAAGAAGCCCTGGTGCAGCAGAAGCTGTATCAACCAGGCAC GTTGAAAACGAAGGAGCTAGGCGACGTGGTGGTGGTGAACGCCATGTACTCAGTGGGCTCAGAGCCTCGGGAGATCATCTTCTTCCGCGAAGGAGCCGTCGTGTTCTGGAACTGCAGTGAGCTCGAAGCCAGCAATGTGCTAGAGTTTATTAGAAA ATATGAAGTGGATAGTTATCCAAGAGATGTGGTTTCCAAGGAGAGAGAGATTATGACTTATGTTTACCAGCCAAATGT AAAAAAATGCCAACTACAGGATGAAACATTTGTGATGGTGCCCGACAGAGACAACTCATTAGAAAGATACACATTCAG CCACGCCATGGCGCAGTCAGCGCGGCTGGGCGCGTGGGAGGCGCGGCTGgaggcgctggcggcggcggtcaGGCTGCACTCGCAGGCCATGGAGCGGGATGGCGTGGCCAGGGTTGATAAGAAGGAG ATGGTGCGCAAGCTAGGCGAGCTCTTCTCTCTCCGGCACCGGCTCACGGTGGAGTCGGACCTGCTGGACACGCCCGACTTCTACTGGGAGGAGGAGCAGCTCGAGCGCCTCTACTCGCGCACCGGCGCCTACTTCACCATCCCGAGGAGGACAAGG GTACTGAACGAGCGCCTCTCCCACTGCGTGGAGCTGCTGGAGCTGCTCTGGTCGTGGGCGGCGGACCGCCACCACGTGCGCCTCGAGTGGATGGTCATCGCGCTCATTCTGGCCGAGGTCTGCTTCGAGCTGATACACCTGGCCGAGAGGTACTCGCAGTAG